From the genome of Nicotiana sylvestris chromosome 1, ASM39365v2, whole genome shotgun sequence:
GACAACTTAAAGAAGTGGTGGATGATAGATACCCTTTAGATTATTttgccttttaaaaaaaaaaaaaactttatgaAATTTGAGTATCAGTacttttttgttaaaaaaaaaactatctctattttttattttagtgATTCTATGATGGATATATTGGAGATTAAGGATTAATCTATTAacacttcttttttcttctcaaattgacagccaaaaaaaaataaaaatgtaatgATTCATGAGAAAGACGGACGAAAAATACATACGACGATTATGACGAGTACCTTTAGTGCAGTTTTAAATCCGACGGTTCGTCATCGCATCCGTCAGGCCTTCTGAATtccccaatatatatatgtgatGAAAAGCCATCAAAATATTATCTGagaattcagaaaaaaaaaaaaagaatattcaGAGTGGAAAATTTAAGCAAGCAGCAGTGGCGATGGCAGCTCAACCAGTAATCAAGGTCGTTGCGCTCTGCGGTTCCCTCCGTAAAGCCTCCTGGAATCGTGGTCTACTCAGTGCCTGTACACTCTTTTTTCTCTATTTCTTTTTAATAGTACTATTCCTTTTTTCATATTCCTACGGCGCGCTAGGCTAGTCTGTTACGATTTTGTCTTAGACCGCTAGTGGTTAATGTTGAGTTCACATTACTCTTTCGTTCATTTTAGTGTCGGGCTTTGTCTACTGGTTATTGTTTTGCTTTTCGTCTTTGTTCTTATGATGCTGTTATTTCTTTCTAAGGTTTATTGATGGTACTAATATAATATTTCTTTTCGTCTTCTTCAGCtaagggtctatcggaaatagtTTCTCTATcccttggggtaggggtaagatctgcgtacacactatcatCCCCAGATCCAATTAGTGGAATTTTACAATATGCATGCTTTTGGTGCTTGTGTTTGTTACTCATATTGTGACTTGTGTTTGGTTGATGATTGTTTGGCGTAGCAATGGATATAAGCAAGGATTCAATAGAGGGAATGGAGATTGAGTACGTGGACATATCGCTGTTGCCGTTTGTGAacgaggatcttgagatcaaCGGAACTTATCCTGCCGCTGTGGAGGCTTTTCGTAAGAAAATCGAAGATGCAGATTGTTACCTTTTTGCTTCTCCCGAGTACAATTACTCCGTCACTGGTATTCCACTTTTTTACAATGAAAATTTAGACACGTGTTTATACATATACTCTTTTATCATCAAAACATAGTTAGTTAATACCGTCCGGTCcccaataagtgaccaatttacttttttattttggtccaaaataaatgTTCATATATataatcaatcaagaaagaattcaatttgtttttacaaaattacccttatgtacatatccctaaaaagttttcctactcctcacattaaatatttaattaagggtaatttagtcatgctaggtatttttgtataaaatttagtattttcttaatgggcgtgACAAAaacaaattgatcacttattgtggacaGGAGGGAGTACACATTTTCACCTTAATTAGTATGTCCTAACAATGATAACATATAAATTAGTGTGGTTTGACATAAACATATAGTACTAATAGTTTTTTAGCCCCCTTTTCCCCCCTGCTACTTctactttccttttcttcatttttttgtaaTTGATGCTTCACTTAATTattttgaagctcatttagacTTAAAATGATTATTCTTTCTGAAAATCTTACTTTGTTACTCAAAATTTGCGCATAAATTAAGAGTAAGTAGCAAAGTTACTCGTAGTATCAAAATTAGTTTGGCTCTAGGAAGCAGAATATGATGAAAGTTATTCGTTAATCTGTATTTGATGGTAAGTATGGATTGACATTTCTAATTATTTGATTTAATTAGGACCCTTAAAAAATGCAATTGATTGGGCATCTCGACCTCCAAATGTTTGGGGTGATAAAGCAGCAGCAATAGTGAGTGCTGGAGGTAATTTCGGTGGAGGACGATCACACTATCACCTTCGACATATAGGAATCTATATTGATCTTCATTTCATTAACAAACCTGAATTTTTCCTGAACGCGTTCGAGTCACCACCTAAGTTTGACGATGAAGGTGTGCTAACAGATGAAGAATCCAAGCAGAGACTTAGAGAAGTTCTTTTGGCTTTAAAAGCATTTTCTTTGAGACTCAAAGGGAAGCTAAGTGAATAGAGTAAATCTCGTCCATTTGATCTTCATCCAATATGGGATGATGAAAATTGTCTCCGGTTAATGTTTTCAGTTCtcagtttcttcttctttttgtattGGTAGATTTGGAACATCTGTTCACTTGGTTGGTTATGTCAGCAGGGTTGAAATTGTATGAGAGTGTTTCATTATTATATGGAAACATATGATATATTGAGTGAAAAGCTTTCCAAGATTATATCAGAAttatttaaaaacaataatacGACAATTATGccttgtgagcacctaattttttataatatttaatttttttatcacttcttctatgtaaatattttaggggttttaacctacaatttttagctttgttacactttttattatagggtaaaaatacaaaatttaaaaggtgaattattactattaatattattttatttttatttttattttaaaataataaaaaaaaaccgaaaaaatattaagttttttttttaattttcgggagtgatttaaaaaataagaaaaagggaagtattgaataaaaaaaataaaagtaaaagtaggtgaaattctcttttaaaaaagtaaaagaaagtagaaaattaaaaaaaaataaaagtaaagttttgtgaaaattttaaaaaaataaaaagtaaaagaaaattggaattaaaaaacaaatataaaggtatctgaaaattaaaaaaatttaaagtaaaagaaagtaacatttttaaaagaaaagcaatttgtaagtgagattaaagttggaatttaaaaaataaaagtaaagaaaggtgggatttctttttataaaaaaataaagcaatttgtaagtgagatttcttttaactaaaaaataataaaataataaaatatttttaaaaaaaaaatgaaaaattttgaaaattttgctataaatagaaagaaaaaaaaaaaagaggagaagaaaaaagaagggggcggagagagcggtatacactggatatacactctggatatacagggacagaattcattttggagagagtaaaaaagatagaaccaaattttctgaaatattgagagcggaagaacaccatagagagttcaaagttagaaagagaaaacaaagagagatttccggactatttttcttctccattttcactggttttctccgtgttgctgggatttctggattgaggtgttgaagttactgtgttgggctttctgctgttgtattttgctgtttgctgttgctgattgcttaccccatttttctgttctacataccaggtacatgtcctgaaactcgatgtatgtaaatatccagttgaaaatgaatgaagtggaggcttattgttgttgaagtggaggcctattgttgatttactgctttcattatactgtaataaccgtactgatggactgttaattataagtttgtgcatttgaaccgttaagtgtgtgttagatatttagaaatgcatatgagtttagttgagtattcgttgtaataattccatgctggactaacagaatagtttctattagtttagttaatttccatttttcctagatctgtataaatggtattttcaagctgcgattaattaggctgtagactgttaaagtagtgtgatactccttctgatcatgggagctttatatttagtagtgatgatgtgagttaatctataattctgagtttgagtggttgtgtgtgggttcgaaatcagaaagttaaaagtagatatgagatatgtaattcgtaaggttaatttaggcaatccattttcgtccagcatccttaattctcgagtttcaattctcatatgtggtcacgt
Proteins encoded in this window:
- the LOC104213653 gene encoding NAD(P)H:quinone oxidoreductase-like isoform X1 — encoded protein: MAAQPVIKVVALCGSLRKASWNRGLLSASMDISKDSIEGMEIEYVDISLLPFVNEDLEINGTYPAAVEAFRKKIEDADCYLFASPEYNYSVTGPLKNAIDWASRPPNVWGDKAAAIVSAGGNFGGGRSHYHLRHIGIYIDLHFINKPEFFLNAFESPPKFDDEGVLTDEESKQRLREVLLALKAFSLRLKGKLSE
- the LOC104213653 gene encoding NAD(P)H:quinone oxidoreductase-like isoform X2, encoding MDISKDSIEGMEIEYVDISLLPFVNEDLEINGTYPAAVEAFRKKIEDADCYLFASPEYNYSVTGPLKNAIDWASRPPNVWGDKAAAIVSAGGNFGGGRSHYHLRHIGIYIDLHFINKPEFFLNAFESPPKFDDEGVLTDEESKQRLREVLLALKAFSLRLKGKLSE